Proteins encoded within one genomic window of Legionella sp. PC997:
- a CDS encoding MFS transporter produces MHKSKLKSNERKIIFLASLGGALEFYDFVIYVIFAPIISQIFFPETDKFASLMSVYAVFAIGYLIRPLGGLVFSHFGDKYGRKKTFIFSVLLMALPTVLIGFLPTYQQIGISASVFLIVLRLLQGLSIGGEIPGALTFTCEHVNPRFRALACGIIFACLNLGILLGAVISLILTNQLSNAQLLSYGWRIPFVFGGLLGVFSFYIRKQLSESPLFLAFKNSSENTRVPFVEAMTLYWRNILQGIGLTCLGSVMINLLFLYMPTYLSTVLAYPTQQATLLNTINLGFYSLLLVFFCWCGDRLGRKVILLIGSVGFILLSYILFVTLSQQTTLLLIVSLFIFAILSSSIMVYPSILVELFPVPIRYTGIAISYNLAFAFFGGLTPFITTYLIQSLNSNLAPSFYLTLSAIFCFVAVLTIKKLYVESGDGL; encoded by the coding sequence ATGCATAAGTCGAAATTAAAGTCTAATGAACGGAAAATTATTTTTCTTGCTTCTTTAGGTGGGGCGTTGGAATTTTATGATTTTGTCATTTATGTTATTTTCGCACCAATCATTAGTCAGATTTTTTTTCCAGAAACAGACAAATTTGCTTCATTGATGAGTGTTTATGCGGTTTTTGCCATTGGATATTTAATTCGTCCGTTAGGTGGTCTTGTCTTTAGTCATTTTGGAGATAAATACGGTCGCAAAAAGACGTTCATTTTTTCAGTGCTCTTGATGGCTCTTCCCACGGTGCTTATTGGATTTTTACCCACTTATCAACAGATAGGGATTTCTGCGAGTGTTTTTTTAATTGTGCTTCGTTTATTGCAAGGACTATCAATTGGTGGGGAAATTCCTGGAGCATTAACCTTCACTTGCGAGCATGTTAATCCTCGTTTCAGAGCTCTGGCTTGTGGCATTATTTTCGCTTGCCTAAATTTAGGTATTTTACTGGGCGCGGTGATTAGTTTAATTTTAACCAACCAGCTCTCAAATGCTCAATTATTAAGCTATGGTTGGCGGATTCCATTTGTTTTCGGTGGATTGCTCGGTGTGTTCAGTTTCTATATTCGCAAACAATTGTCTGAAAGTCCCTTATTTCTTGCATTTAAAAATTCATCAGAAAATACACGAGTTCCTTTTGTTGAGGCAATGACCCTTTACTGGCGCAATATTTTGCAAGGAATTGGTTTAACCTGTCTAGGTTCTGTAATGATCAATTTATTATTCCTCTATATGCCTACCTACCTCTCAACGGTTCTTGCTTATCCCACACAACAAGCAACCTTACTCAATACAATTAATTTAGGTTTTTATTCCTTGCTGCTGGTGTTTTTTTGTTGGTGTGGTGATCGGTTGGGCCGTAAAGTGATTCTTTTAATCGGATCGGTTGGGTTTATTTTGTTAAGTTATATTTTATTCGTTACTTTATCCCAACAGACCACTTTGTTACTTATAGTAAGCTTATTTATTTTTGCTATATTAAGTAGCTCTATTATGGTTTATCCCAGCATACTTGTTGAGTTATTCCCGGTGCCGATTCGTTATACTGGGATTGCTATTTCCTATAATCTGGCATTCGCTTTTTTTGGAGGGTTAACCCCGTTTATTACGACTTATTTAATCCAGTCATTAAATAGTAATCTTGCTCCCAGTTTTTACCTAACTTTGAGTGCCATTTTTTGTTTCGTTGCAGTATTAACTATTAAAAAATTATATGTGGAATCGGGAGATGGATTATGA
- a CDS encoding nucleoside hydrolase: MNFAKQTVVFIFSLLFSLAHADRPFIIDTDVGIDDELAMFYLLAQKDIEIKAITVVGTGESHCPAGLRNVAGLLALTHHENIPLACGRDTPMAGTHQFPNWLRKQADDLAGAANLLPIVEVSNSQSAMQLLKSTLKNSKDPVEILAIGPLTNLGELVTQMPRIKNKIKRIYVMGGAVDSTGNLIELDHSIRNNTAEWNIYVDPHAADKVFRSGIPITLIGLDVTNQVPVTKEFYLKLKQNQNSLGNKFFYELFHRNEAEIFDHKWYFWDVLSAVVAHDSSIVKSINKKLSVVLNPEDQSGTTKVDKKGNIVRVCTAVNQEQLETILMDTLKKTS; the protein is encoded by the coding sequence ATGAATTTTGCAAAACAAACGGTGGTTTTTATTTTCTCTTTATTATTTTCTCTAGCACATGCTGATAGACCTTTTATTATTGATACGGATGTAGGAATCGACGATGAATTAGCGATGTTCTATTTGTTAGCACAAAAAGATATCGAAATTAAGGCAATTACCGTGGTAGGTACTGGAGAATCACATTGCCCAGCAGGATTGCGGAATGTTGCTGGATTATTAGCATTGACGCATCATGAAAACATTCCATTAGCTTGCGGGCGCGATACACCCATGGCTGGTACCCATCAATTTCCTAATTGGCTTCGTAAACAAGCAGATGATTTAGCTGGTGCTGCAAATTTGTTGCCCATAGTTGAAGTATCCAACTCACAAAGTGCAATGCAATTGTTGAAATCTACTTTAAAGAATTCAAAAGATCCAGTTGAGATTTTAGCTATTGGCCCCCTAACAAATCTGGGGGAGTTAGTGACTCAAATGCCCAGGATAAAGAATAAAATTAAAAGGATTTATGTTATGGGTGGTGCCGTAGATAGTACGGGGAATCTGATTGAGTTAGATCATTCAATTCGAAATAACACTGCAGAATGGAATATTTACGTTGACCCTCATGCTGCCGACAAAGTATTTCGTTCAGGAATTCCTATTACTTTGATTGGTCTGGATGTAACTAATCAAGTTCCGGTAACTAAAGAGTTTTATCTGAAATTAAAACAAAATCAAAATAGTTTGGGTAATAAATTTTTTTATGAGCTTTTTCATCGTAATGAAGCTGAGATATTTGACCATAAGTGGTATTTTTGGGATGTGCTTTCAGCAGTAGTAGCGCATGATAGTTCAATTGTTAAGTCAATAAATAAAAAATTGAGCGTTGTATTAAACCCGGAAGATCAATCAGGTACTACTAAAGTGGATAAAAAGGGGAATATTGTCCGTGTATGTACTGCAGTAAACCAGGAACAACTTGAAACGATCTTGATGGATACGTTAAAAAAGACTTCCTAA
- a CDS encoding RNA-binding S4 domain-containing protein, with product MRQLKITGVINSMTDVIINKKPVQLLKTLKFEGIASNGAEAQDMIATGNVLVNGIIEKQKKKDGCRRCD from the coding sequence TTGCGACAATTAAAAATTACTGGAGTAATAAATAGTATGACGGATGTTATCATTAATAAAAAACCTGTTCAACTTCTTAAAACTCTTAAATTTGAAGGTATCGCCTCAAATGGAGCAGAAGCTCAAGATATGATAGCTACGGGCAATGTCTTAGTAAACGGCATAATAGAAAAACAGAAAAAAAAAGATGGTTGCAGGAGATGCGATTGA
- a CDS encoding NAD(P)/FAD-dependent oxidoreductase, translated as MLNKNHVPNIIIVGGGAGGMELAALFGNKYGKEGKATITLVDCSATHIWKPLLHEVAAGSLFTNEDEIDYLAYAATHHFHFVLGALEGLDRSKKEIYLSPFYSHDREVLPKRALSYDILVIAVGSVANDFGISGVREHCLFLDNIPQAVYFHRELLNHFMRLSQQSEQGIFNLVVVGGGATGIELIAELNSSVHEIINYGIGIQPEIISFTLIEAASRLLTALPEQLSEKVFTELTNMGVKICVNEQVNEVTEKGLHTKSGQFIPADLIVWTAGIKAPDFLRQLDGLEVNHINQLLVKQTLQTTLDDSIFVLGDCASCPQTLSDKTVPPRAQAAHQQAQFLYKNFDKYLEGKPLPVYHYQDHGSLVTMSHHVVGNLMGKITNSLMIEGKLARLFYLSLYKQHQISLYGWWRVFLLTLSNVLSRRIKPRLKLH; from the coding sequence ATGCTAAATAAAAACCATGTACCAAACATTATTATTGTCGGCGGTGGTGCAGGAGGAATGGAGCTGGCTGCACTGTTTGGTAATAAATATGGAAAAGAGGGTAAAGCCACCATAACTCTAGTGGATTGTTCTGCAACACATATTTGGAAACCTTTACTACATGAGGTAGCTGCTGGAAGCTTGTTTACCAATGAAGATGAAATTGATTATCTTGCTTATGCTGCAACACATCATTTTCATTTTGTTTTAGGGGCACTCGAAGGTTTAGACCGAAGTAAAAAAGAAATTTATTTATCTCCTTTTTACAGTCATGACCGAGAAGTACTTCCAAAACGAGCACTTTCATACGATATATTAGTCATCGCAGTGGGGAGTGTTGCTAATGATTTTGGTATTTCTGGTGTACGTGAACATTGTTTGTTTTTAGATAATATTCCGCAAGCAGTTTATTTTCATCGTGAATTATTAAATCACTTCATGCGTCTTTCTCAGCAGTCAGAACAGGGAATATTTAATCTTGTCGTTGTCGGGGGAGGTGCTACTGGGATTGAATTAATAGCCGAATTAAACAGTTCAGTCCATGAGATTATAAATTATGGCATTGGCATTCAGCCCGAAATTATTTCTTTTACGCTAATTGAAGCAGCAAGCAGATTATTGACAGCACTTCCAGAACAGCTTTCAGAAAAAGTGTTTACTGAGTTAACTAATATGGGTGTAAAAATCTGTGTTAACGAACAAGTTAATGAGGTTACAGAAAAAGGTTTGCATACCAAATCAGGACAATTTATTCCTGCAGATCTTATTGTCTGGACTGCTGGTATTAAAGCTCCAGATTTTTTAAGGCAGTTGGACGGTTTGGAAGTAAACCACATCAATCAATTGTTAGTGAAACAAACCTTACAAACAACCCTGGATGATTCTATTTTTGTTTTAGGTGATTGCGCCAGTTGTCCACAAACTCTCTCGGATAAAACTGTGCCACCACGCGCACAAGCAGCACATCAGCAAGCACAATTTTTGTATAAAAACTTCGATAAATATTTAGAGGGGAAACCCCTTCCTGTTTATCATTATCAGGATCATGGTTCTTTAGTTACCATGAGCCACCATGTAGTGGGAAATTTGATGGGTAAAATTACTAATAGTCTGATGATAGAGGGTAAGCTAGCCCGTTTATTCTATCTATCTCTATACAAGCAACATCAAATTTCTTTATATGGTTGGTGGCGAGTGTTCTTACTCACTCTATCAAATGTATTAAGTCGCAGAATAAAACCACGACTCAAATTGCACTAA
- a CDS encoding SRPBCC family protein, which yields MNNFYVDPDIAKASTLPSRFYTSVDCFEQAKEKIFARTWQFCTSTDSLRLEGQLVPFTLLPGLLDEPLLFVREEQDRFHCLSNVCTHRGKILIEAPCSAEKIKCSYHGRRFNLCGEFLHMPEFEKTCDFPTSKDNLAKIPFDCLEKLFLFASLAPLVPFREVFADIRERLSWLPIERMRLDIHRSRNYVVKAHWALYCENYLEALHIPFVHHSLRKVIDCTTYTTELYRYGNLQLALASHGEEHFDLPKDSQDYGKQVAAYYYWIFPNTMLNFYPWGCSVNVVKPLGPALTKVSFLTYVLDETKLGKGAGGDLDKVEREDEAVVESVQQGIRSRFYETGRFSPTKEQGTHHFHRLLCEFLND from the coding sequence ATGAATAATTTCTACGTCGATCCCGATATAGCAAAAGCTTCTACATTACCCTCACGTTTTTATACGTCAGTTGATTGTTTCGAACAAGCCAAAGAAAAAATCTTTGCGAGGACTTGGCAGTTTTGCACCAGCACAGATAGTTTGCGATTAGAAGGGCAGCTGGTGCCTTTTACTTTATTGCCTGGATTGCTCGATGAGCCCTTATTATTTGTCCGTGAGGAACAAGACCGTTTTCATTGCCTTAGCAATGTGTGCACCCATAGAGGAAAAATTTTGATTGAAGCTCCCTGTTCGGCAGAGAAAATTAAATGCTCCTATCATGGACGTCGATTCAATCTTTGTGGGGAGTTTCTCCATATGCCTGAATTTGAAAAAACGTGTGATTTTCCAACGTCAAAGGACAATTTGGCAAAAATCCCTTTTGATTGCTTGGAAAAGCTATTTCTTTTTGCTTCACTCGCACCATTAGTTCCCTTTAGGGAAGTATTTGCAGATATAAGGGAACGTCTTTCCTGGCTGCCCATCGAAAGAATGCGTCTGGATATTCATCGTTCCCGTAATTATGTGGTTAAGGCACACTGGGCATTGTATTGCGAAAACTATCTTGAAGCCTTGCACATCCCTTTTGTTCATCATTCATTAAGAAAAGTAATTGATTGTACTACCTATACTACAGAGCTTTATCGTTATGGTAATTTGCAATTGGCGCTTGCGAGCCATGGTGAGGAACATTTTGATTTACCTAAAGACTCACAAGATTATGGCAAACAAGTCGCTGCTTATTATTACTGGATTTTTCCAAATACAATGCTTAATTTTTATCCCTGGGGATGCTCTGTGAATGTAGTGAAACCATTAGGACCGGCATTAACTAAAGTTTCATTTCTTACCTATGTGCTTGATGAAACCAAATTAGGTAAAGGAGCAGGCGGTGACTTGGATAAAGTAGAGCGTGAGGATGAGGCAGTTGTGGAATCAGTCCAACAAGGAATTCGTTCTCGTTTTTATGAAACTGGGCGATTTTCTCCTACCAAAGAACAAGGGACTCATCATTTTCATCGATTACTTTGTGAATTTCTTAATGATTAA
- a CDS encoding carbonic anhydrase family protein — protein sequence MASTPAAEVPILGKTITQAKQQNMTPKQALQRLKDGNQRFLNNTPIPRDYLKQAHQSSYGQYPFAVVLNCMDSRSVPELFFDQGLADLFTLRVAGNVLNDDILGSMEFATKVVGSRLIVVLAHTSCGAVSGACSGVELGHLTDVINKIKPVVQMSMEEQGTKNCSDPKLIDAMAKANALRIVREMQERSPILKDLITKKQVGIVAGLHDIKTGKVQFFEEERSVPN from the coding sequence ATGGCAAGCACACCTGCTGCAGAAGTACCTATTTTAGGAAAAACAATAACTCAAGCCAAACAACAAAACATGACACCCAAACAGGCATTACAACGTTTGAAAGATGGAAACCAACGATTTTTAAACAATACCCCCATTCCCAGAGATTATTTAAAACAAGCACACCAATCTTCTTACGGACAATATCCGTTTGCAGTTGTTCTTAATTGTATGGATTCTCGCAGTGTTCCGGAGTTATTTTTTGACCAAGGCTTAGCTGATTTATTTACCTTGCGCGTTGCAGGAAATGTACTCAATGATGATATTCTAGGCAGCATGGAATTTGCAACTAAAGTAGTGGGTTCTCGACTCATCGTTGTTTTAGCACATACTTCATGTGGTGCTGTAAGCGGTGCATGCAGTGGTGTAGAACTCGGCCATTTGACTGATGTGATAAATAAAATTAAACCTGTGGTACAAATGAGCATGGAAGAGCAAGGAACAAAAAATTGCTCGGATCCCAAATTAATTGATGCTATGGCTAAAGCCAATGCCCTTAGAATCGTCAGAGAGATGCAAGAACGAAGTCCCATTCTTAAAGATTTAATTACTAAAAAACAAGTAGGGATTGTAGCAGGATTACATGATATCAAAACCGGAAAAGTACAATTTTTCGAAGAAGAACGTTCTGTACCCAATTAA
- a CDS encoding phytanoyl-CoA dioxygenase family protein has translation MKKHIISEQVIRRVESAVTQEHIEAYKKDGAVCIRQILTPIEIELLCNGIELNLNSPSPRVKIASKSEDPGRFIEDFCTWQTNSYYQQFIFESPVSLIAAKLMESKKSRLYHDHLLVKEPSTQQRTPWHQDQPYYNIEGTQNCSLWIPVDPVSRISTLEFIAGSHLGPWFMPRSFMDSQAKWFPEGSLAELPDIDSKREDYPIIGWEITPGDVVCFHMLTLHAAGGVGSQKRRVFSVRFLGDDAIHAPRKWATSPDFPGLSEQLPEGAHMDHPLFPVVWEY, from the coding sequence ATGAAAAAACATATTATTTCTGAACAAGTTATTCGGCGCGTAGAATCAGCCGTAACTCAAGAACATATAGAAGCGTACAAAAAAGATGGGGCTGTTTGTATTCGTCAAATTCTTACCCCCATAGAAATAGAATTACTCTGTAATGGTATCGAACTCAATCTGAACTCACCAAGCCCACGGGTCAAAATTGCGAGTAAAAGTGAGGATCCAGGACGATTTATTGAAGATTTTTGTACCTGGCAAACCAATTCTTATTACCAACAATTCATCTTTGAATCGCCGGTTAGCCTTATTGCAGCCAAACTTATGGAAAGTAAAAAATCACGACTCTACCATGATCATCTTTTAGTTAAAGAGCCTAGCACGCAACAACGAACACCATGGCATCAAGATCAGCCGTATTACAATATTGAAGGAACCCAAAATTGCAGTTTATGGATCCCTGTTGATCCAGTATCTCGTATTTCTACCTTAGAGTTTATTGCAGGCTCTCATTTAGGACCGTGGTTTATGCCTCGATCCTTTATGGATAGCCAAGCAAAATGGTTTCCAGAAGGAAGCCTCGCAGAGCTTCCTGATATTGACTCAAAACGTGAAGACTACCCTATTATCGGGTGGGAAATAACTCCAGGTGATGTAGTTTGCTTTCATATGCTTACTCTTCATGCTGCAGGCGGAGTAGGTTCTCAGAAACGTCGAGTTTTCTCAGTACGTTTTCTCGGTGATGATGCGATCCATGCACCACGAAAATGGGCTACTTCCCCTGATTTTCCGGGGTTAAGCGAGCAACTTCCAGAAGGCGCACATATGGACCATCCTTTATTTCCTGTCGTTTGGGAGTACTAA
- a CDS encoding amino acid permease, translated as MHDLAQEPSLQRKLNARILGMITLGGSIGTGIFLASGSALSIAGPGGTLLAYLIMGIMVYFLMGGLGEMAAFMPTSGSFYVYAARFLDPSLGYALGWNYWYSCAIYIASEISASALIMHFWFPESPSFIWCSIFLFLIIGFNAISTKAFGEVEYWLSFIKISVVILFIVTGFFLVLGFADYKAGGFQNWRIGDAPFHGGWIGVLGAFVAAGFSFQGTELIGVAAGESSHPQKTIPKAIKMVFWRILIFFILSLFVISLLVPYTASQLVSSDVVMSPFTLVFQQFNKTFAAMLMNAVILVAIISTANSSMYVGSRMLWYLAKEGHVPRIFSLVNRRGIPVYALTLTSSVAMLAFLSSVFGNGTVYFWLLNATSLSGFIAWMGIAVSHYRFRKAYLRQGKDPAKLPYLAKGYPFGPVFAFSICIIVIGGQNYAALTTTPIDWYGLLISYLSLPLFLILWLGHKWIKRTKIIPLHECKLDYE; from the coding sequence ATGCACGATTTAGCACAGGAGCCTTCGCTGCAACGAAAGCTCAATGCGCGTATATTGGGAATGATAACCCTAGGTGGTTCTATTGGAACTGGAATTTTCTTAGCAAGTGGAAGTGCTTTATCTATAGCGGGCCCGGGAGGGACGCTACTGGCCTACTTGATTATGGGAATTATGGTCTATTTTCTAATGGGTGGTCTTGGGGAAATGGCGGCATTTATGCCGACCAGTGGTTCATTTTATGTTTATGCTGCTCGCTTTTTAGATCCTTCTTTAGGATATGCCCTGGGTTGGAATTATTGGTATAGCTGTGCCATTTATATTGCCTCAGAAATTTCAGCTTCCGCATTAATTATGCATTTCTGGTTTCCTGAAAGCCCATCATTTATTTGGTGCTCCATTTTTCTCTTTTTGATTATTGGTTTTAATGCGATATCGACTAAAGCATTTGGCGAGGTGGAATACTGGCTTTCTTTTATCAAAATTTCCGTGGTGATTCTCTTTATTGTGACGGGATTTTTTCTAGTTCTTGGATTTGCAGATTATAAAGCAGGTGGTTTTCAAAATTGGCGTATTGGTGATGCTCCCTTTCATGGGGGATGGATTGGTGTTCTGGGGGCTTTTGTGGCTGCAGGTTTTTCTTTTCAAGGCACTGAATTAATTGGTGTAGCTGCAGGAGAGAGTTCCCATCCTCAGAAGACAATTCCTAAGGCAATCAAAATGGTTTTTTGGCGGATTCTCATATTTTTCATTTTATCCTTATTTGTTATTAGCCTTTTAGTTCCTTATACCGCATCACAATTAGTCAGTTCTGATGTAGTGATGAGCCCCTTTACCTTAGTATTCCAACAGTTTAATAAAACATTTGCCGCGATGCTTATGAACGCTGTAATTCTTGTTGCCATTATTTCAACAGCCAATTCGAGTATGTATGTGGGGAGCAGAATGCTTTGGTATCTTGCCAAGGAAGGTCATGTTCCTCGAATTTTTTCTTTGGTGAACCGCAGAGGAATCCCTGTGTATGCTTTAACATTAACCAGTTCGGTTGCAATGCTGGCATTTTTATCGTCCGTTTTTGGTAATGGAACAGTTTATTTTTGGTTACTCAATGCAACAAGTCTTTCAGGGTTTATTGCTTGGATGGGAATAGCAGTTAGCCATTATCGTTTTCGTAAAGCGTACTTACGTCAAGGAAAGGATCCGGCAAAACTTCCTTACCTGGCAAAAGGCTACCCGTTTGGACCCGTGTTTGCTTTTAGTATCTGCATTATTGTGATTGGCGGCCAAAATTACGCTGCGCTGACCACAACGCCTATAGACTGGTATGGGTTACTAATTTCTTACCTAAGCCTGCCCCTTTTTCTCATACTTTGGCTAGGACATAAATGGATAAAAAGAACAAAAATCATACCATTACATGAATGTAAGTTGGACTATGAATAA
- the mdcA gene encoding malonate decarboxylase subunit alpha yields the protein MWEQNKKEYLKRLSKVKPYLKDTKFVAACDLINVLSQLIHSGDRVCIEGDNQKQANFLAAALTQLNPSKINHLHMIQSAIALAEHLDIFEKGIAERIDFAYSGPQSIRLADMVKNKKIKIGNIHTYNELFGRLVTDLTPNVCMLMADKADKQGNLFTGANTEETPALIEATNFKNGIVIVQVNEVVQQLPRVDIPGDWVDVIVQGPEPSYIEPLFTRDPAQIDEVKILMAMMVIKGIYAPYQVNRLNHGVGFNTCAIELLLPTYAASLGLKGKICQHWVVNPLPTLIPAIEAGFVKTIYPFGGEVGMNRYAAARPDIFFTGKEGCLRSNRMLGQLAGHYACDVFIGATLQMDLEGNSSTAVEGRIAGFGGAPNMGCDAPGRRHSSYAWLKAGQERSDALGTKMPRGRKLVIQMVETFQSSTQPTFVEKLDAWALQKSMNADLPAVMIYGDDVSHIVTEEGIANLLMCRDLEEREQAIRGIAGYTEIGMLRDRKKVDELRQRGVIKRPEDLGIKRSEATRDLLSAKSIRDLVDCSKGLYEPPVKFRNW from the coding sequence ATGTGGGAGCAGAATAAAAAAGAGTATTTAAAACGTCTGTCCAAAGTTAAACCGTACCTGAAGGACACTAAATTTGTTGCAGCATGCGACCTAATCAACGTATTGTCCCAGCTCATTCACTCAGGTGATCGGGTATGTATCGAAGGAGATAACCAAAAGCAGGCTAATTTTTTGGCTGCGGCATTGACTCAATTGAATCCTTCCAAAATAAATCATTTACATATGATCCAATCCGCTATTGCCTTGGCCGAGCATCTCGATATTTTTGAAAAAGGAATAGCAGAACGAATTGATTTTGCTTATTCAGGACCTCAATCAATTCGTCTTGCGGATATGGTAAAAAATAAAAAAATCAAAATAGGAAATATTCATACTTATAATGAGTTATTTGGTAGGTTGGTTACTGATTTAACCCCCAATGTTTGTATGTTGATGGCTGATAAAGCAGATAAACAGGGCAATTTATTTACCGGAGCAAATACAGAAGAAACGCCCGCACTTATCGAAGCTACTAACTTTAAAAACGGCATAGTAATTGTTCAAGTCAATGAAGTGGTGCAACAATTACCGCGAGTCGATATTCCTGGAGATTGGGTTGATGTTATTGTTCAAGGTCCAGAACCCTCTTACATTGAACCACTTTTTACCCGGGATCCTGCACAAATAGATGAAGTGAAAATATTAATGGCGATGATGGTGATCAAAGGGATATATGCACCTTATCAAGTGAATCGATTAAATCATGGAGTGGGTTTCAATACCTGTGCCATTGAATTACTTTTGCCTACCTATGCGGCATCACTAGGGCTAAAAGGAAAAATATGCCAGCATTGGGTTGTAAATCCTTTACCTACCTTGATACCCGCTATTGAAGCAGGATTTGTAAAAACCATTTACCCGTTTGGGGGCGAAGTAGGTATGAATCGCTATGCGGCTGCTCGCCCCGATATCTTTTTTACAGGTAAAGAAGGATGTTTGCGTTCGAATCGAATGTTAGGTCAGTTAGCCGGACATTATGCCTGTGATGTGTTTATCGGCGCAACATTGCAAATGGACCTTGAGGGAAACAGCTCTACAGCGGTTGAAGGTCGCATTGCAGGTTTTGGAGGGGCTCCAAATATGGGTTGTGATGCTCCTGGCCGGCGTCACTCCTCCTATGCTTGGTTAAAAGCAGGGCAAGAGCGCAGTGACGCTTTGGGAACAAAAATGCCTCGAGGAAGAAAATTGGTAATTCAAATGGTAGAAACATTCCAGAGTTCTACGCAGCCCACCTTTGTAGAAAAGCTGGATGCCTGGGCCTTGCAAAAATCAATGAATGCTGATTTGCCCGCCGTGATGATTTATGGAGATGATGTTAGTCATATAGTAACCGAAGAGGGGATTGCTAATCTCCTTATGTGTCGAGATCTTGAAGAACGAGAACAGGCAATTCGTGGCATCGCAGGATATACTGAGATTGGAATGTTGCGGGATAGGAAAAAAGTGGATGAATTGCGTCAGCGAGGGGTCATTAAGCGTCCTGAAGATTTAGGAATTAAAAGGTCCGAGGCTACTCGAGATTTATTGTCAGCGAAATCGATTCGTGATCTTGTTGACTGTTCCAAGGGGCTATATGAGCCGCCTGTAAAATTTAGAAATTGGTAG
- a CDS encoding Hsp20/alpha crystallin family protein, with product MSIVRRDYFPVYNEIGSILDSFFKGQQDSSIVDTSTWTPPVDIKEEKERFLVLADVPGVDKDNIQISLEHNILTLRGVRHFEKTENKNEYTRMERSQGQFYRRFSLPQTVDDAKISAKYRHGVLEISIPKKEMAVEKKIDITVEE from the coding sequence ATGAGTATTGTAAGACGTGATTATTTTCCTGTATACAATGAAATCGGTTCGATTTTGGATAGTTTTTTCAAAGGGCAACAAGACTCTTCTATAGTAGATACGAGTACATGGACCCCACCTGTCGATATTAAAGAAGAGAAGGAGCGCTTTTTAGTTCTAGCGGATGTACCAGGTGTGGATAAGGATAACATCCAGATATCATTAGAGCATAATATTTTAACACTTCGTGGAGTACGCCATTTTGAGAAAACTGAAAACAAAAATGAGTACACACGAATGGAGCGCTCACAAGGTCAATTTTATCGCCGCTTTAGCTTGCCGCAAACAGTAGATGACGCAAAAATAAGTGCTAAATACAGACATGGGGTTCTGGAAATATCGATTCCAAAAAAGGAAATGGCAGTTGAGAAAAAAATTGATATTACAGTAGAAGAGTAA
- a CDS encoding VOC family protein, giving the protein MYLDPNLIIFYVDNPQVSEQFYERLFNSQPIQSSPTFVMFLLKSGMRLGLWSKHTVEPPAAANGGGSELSLQVQNDSLVDELHTLWQKENIQIAQAPTMMDFGYTFVALDPDNHRLRIFSLKLENSVS; this is encoded by the coding sequence ATGTATCTTGATCCTAATTTAATAATTTTTTATGTTGATAATCCTCAGGTGAGCGAGCAATTTTATGAGCGTTTATTCAACTCTCAGCCTATTCAATCATCACCTACTTTTGTCATGTTCTTATTAAAATCAGGTATGCGGCTCGGCTTATGGTCAAAACACACCGTTGAGCCGCCTGCAGCAGCAAATGGTGGGGGTAGTGAGCTTTCGTTGCAAGTCCAAAATGACTCTTTAGTTGACGAACTTCACACGCTCTGGCAAAAAGAAAACATTCAAATTGCCCAAGCACCAACAATGATGGATTTTGGCTATACCTTTGTCGCGTTGGATCCCGATAACCATCGCCTTCGTATTTTCTCATTAAAACTCGAGAATAGTGTCTCTTGA